In the Parasteatoda tepidariorum isolate YZ-2023 chromosome 3, CAS_Ptep_4.0, whole genome shotgun sequence genome, one interval contains:
- the LOC107452296 gene encoding uncharacterized protein, giving the protein MWYSFNLFAVILASLFFCTCTAFNSYAEFDSLNAGQYPSNHQDSWTGLDDERNTYSYGTDSQRDLPSNYLDLSSWPERESATISRQLFGNKASESSESHGLDDNEEDISKSKRESHSLSIVNPLDVLRQRLMLEMARRRMKENQDQIRENAVILKNLGKRSVSSSFQENTGDETAEVTRTNQDYLRRIHVSNSEDFDI; this is encoded by the exons ATGTGGTACAGCTTCAATTTATTTGCAGTCATATTGGCATCGTTATTCTTTTGCACGTGCACAGCTTTCAATAGTTACGCAGAATTTGATTCCTTGAACGCTGGACAATATCCATCTAACCACCAAGACTCCTGGACAGGTTTAGACGATGAAAGAAACACATATTCATATGGAACAGATTCTCAAAGGGATTTACCTTCTAATTACTTGGATCTCAGTTCATGGCCCGAACGAGAATCAGCCACTATATCTCGACAATTGTTCGGAAACAAAGCCTCAG AATCTTCTGAATCTCATGGACTAGACGACAATGAAGAAGACATATCCAAAAGCAAGCGTGAAAGCCATTCATTGTCAATCGTCAATCCACTGGATGTTTTGCGTCAGCGTCTCATGTTGGAAATGGCCCGCAggagaatgaaagaaaatcaaGATCAAATCAGAGAAAATGCtgtcatcttgaaaaatttaggaaaaagatCAGTTTCAAGCTCTTTTCAAGAAAACACAGGAGATGAAACTGCTGAAGTCACGAGGACAAATCAAGACTACCTTAGAAGAATACAT